Proteins encoded together in one Vicia villosa cultivar HV-30 ecotype Madison, WI unplaced genomic scaffold, Vvil1.0 ctg.006605F_1_1, whole genome shotgun sequence window:
- the LOC131643021 gene encoding uncharacterized protein LOC131643021: MINNLRSFSTAQEMWNYLKRIYNQDNAAKRFQLELEIANYKQGTLSIQEYYSGFLNLWTEHSALIHTDVPKTALAAVQEVYNTSYRDQFLMKLRPEFEVVRGALLNRNPVPSLDTCVGELLREEQRLITQGVMSHEAAVSEPMTVITRFYI, translated from the coding sequence ATGATCAATAATTTGCGTTCATTTTCAACTGCTCAAGAAATGTGGAATTATTTGAAGCGTATTTACAACCAAGACAATGCAGCTAAACGTTTTCAATTGGAGCTCGAAATAGCCAATTACAAACAAGGTACTTTATCCATTCAAGAGtattattctggttttttgaatCTATGGACAGAACACTCTGCTCTTATTCATACTGATGTTCCCAAGACTGCTCTCGCGGCTGTCCAAGAGGTCTATAACACAAGTTATCGAGATCAGTTTCTCATGAAACTTCGTCCAGAATTTGAAGTTGTCAGAGGTGCCTTGCTTAATAGAAATCCTGTTCCGTCTTTGGATACATGTGTTGGAGAACTTCTAAGAGAGGAACAACGTCTCATTACTCAAGGAGTCATGTCTCATGAAGCTGCTGTTTCTGAGCCTATGActgtgataacacgattttatatc